The proteins below are encoded in one region of Candidatus Bathyarchaeota archaeon:
- a CDS encoding type IV pilin — protein MKLKNTFRNSKKALIPAIAVALLLAITIALVAAVGYAVSTTTPTTSSQKPISATFDVTISKAAGSFFYGDMRIRQLSGDPVDTANLKLTFTAQGVTTTITPGENNTFYLESSFPQDMKIKSDADRAKFFAAPKADPDVPYPADSDPAVAHVWLAVNNQETGQALPIQATTDGTTWVDAVPTGRTTPVLYDVFGHPEVYVEYLLPELTGGSTYKLINVTSTSTGKIVSTAISVWDASIGLDNGQGIILHVAEYCSPWLWDIATGNPSSNPALNFGEYSLSPGLTARAIGTSYLANPTDDINSVISNWSSLKSGDVVKVAIVSTGNGQILWQGDVIVG, from the coding sequence ATGAAACTAAAAAACACATTTAGAAACAGCAAAAAAGCACTAATACCTGCAATCGCAGTAGCACTACTGCTAGCAATCACAATCGCACTCGTAGCAGCAGTCGGATACGCAGTTTCAACCACTACCCCAACAACATCAAGCCAAAAACCAATTTCAGCAACATTTGACGTAACTATCTCTAAAGCTGCTGGCTCGTTTTTCTATGGTGATATGAGAATCAGGCAACTCAGCGGAGACCCAGTTGACACCGCCAACCTCAAACTAACGTTCACTGCACAGGGCGTAACAACAACAATCACACCGGGAGAAAACAACACATTCTATCTGGAATCTAGTTTTCCACAAGACATGAAAATCAAATCTGATGCTGATAGAGCTAAGTTCTTTGCCGCTCCTAAGGCAGACCCAGATGTACCCTATCCTGCCGATTCCGATCCAGCAGTAGCACACGTTTGGCTTGCAGTAAATAATCAGGAAACAGGGCAAGCTCTGCCTATCCAGGCGACCACAGATGGAACCACATGGGTTGACGCAGTACCAACAGGAAGAACAACACCAGTTCTCTATGATGTATTTGGGCATCCAGAAGTTTACGTCGAATACCTTTTGCCAGAACTCACTGGAGGCAGCACATATAAGCTAATCAATGTGACATCAACAAGCACAGGCAAGATCGTAAGCACAGCAATATCCGTCTGGGATGCCTCTATTGGCTTAGATAATGGTCAAGGAATAATTCTGCATGTAGCTGAGTATTGTTCTCCATGGCTGTGGGATATAGCTACTGGTAACCCCTCTTCTAATCCAGCGCTAAACTTCGGTGAATACTCTTTGAGTCCAGGGCTTACTGCTAGAGCAATAGGAACATCTTATCTTGCAAACCCAACAGATGATATTAACAGTGTTATCTCCAACTGGAGTTCTCTTAAATCTGGTGATGTCGTAAAGGTGGCTATTGTTTCAACTGGAAACGGTCAGATACTTTGGCAAGGAGACGTGATAGTAGGGTGA
- a CDS encoding ABC transporter ATP-binding protein translates to MKLTVDGLSFNYGSISILNEVNFTIGQGEMLSLVGPNGSGKSTLLKCLNGILKTKHNTVLLDERCISKIKLKEMSKIVGYVPQSSNSTFPFTVFDIVLMGRRPYINWRLSEKDNEIVGLILDFLGIGNLAMRHFTELSGGEQQKVVIARALAQQPQLILLDEPTSSLDIKYQLEILCILQELAQTEHCSVIVSMHDLNLASRFCDKMIMLKHGKIFAAGSPEVVLTENNIEAVYDIKAQVTSSLLNKPQITPMLSSSNRIKDLMFPTELIVKPVKKK, encoded by the coding sequence TTGAAGTTAACAGTTGACGGTTTATCTTTCAATTACGGATCAATTTCTATTCTGAACGAGGTTAATTTTACTATTGGACAGGGTGAAATGCTGAGTCTTGTTGGACCAAACGGTTCTGGGAAAAGCACTCTTTTAAAATGCTTAAATGGCATCCTGAAAACCAAGCACAACACGGTGTTGCTTGATGAAAGGTGCATCAGCAAAATAAAGCTCAAAGAAATGTCCAAAATAGTGGGGTATGTTCCTCAAAGCTCAAACAGCACTTTTCCCTTCACAGTTTTTGATATCGTGCTGATGGGGCGAAGACCCTACATTAACTGGCGTCTTAGCGAGAAAGACAACGAAATAGTGGGGCTTATTTTGGATTTTCTGGGTATAGGCAATTTGGCTATGCGGCATTTCACCGAACTAAGTGGTGGCGAACAGCAGAAAGTGGTTATTGCAAGAGCACTGGCTCAGCAACCTCAACTTATACTGCTTGATGAACCGACTAGTTCACTTGATATAAAGTATCAACTGGAGATTCTTTGCATACTTCAAGAACTGGCTCAAACTGAGCATTGTTCTGTCATAGTGTCGATGCATGACTTGAATTTAGCAAGTCGTTTCTGTGACAAAATGATTATGCTAAAACACGGTAAAATATTTGCGGCTGGCTCTCCTGAAGTAGTTTTAACGGAAAACAACATCGAAGCCGTTTATGACATCAAAGCCCAAGTGACCAGCTCACTTCTAAACAAGCCTCAGATTACACCCATGCTTTCTAGTAGCAACCGAATAAAAGACCTGATGTTCCCCACAGAACTTATCGTGAAACCCGTAAAGAAAAAGTGA
- a CDS encoding iron ABC transporter permease codes for MSAAEIKKSYTKSRAKKVLALLLVFIALIIAVIAAISLGAGSPRILEAMTVLASKAFPFLNINPGPETTQAIVLEIRLPRIIMGIIAGAGLAASGATLQGVLRNPLVSSYILGVSAAAGFGAALALVFGVSIFTTAGSYIVVANAFIFGILAMVIVYGIARLRFMTSETVILAGVAVSYLFSALLSLIQYMSPEPEALRAVVFWLMGGLTAASWENIALVFPIVVITAILMTKMSWDMNVLSLGEEVAKSIGVNSKHVLSICMVLATLATASIVAFTGVIGFICLISPHLSRMLIGSDHRFLIPCSVLVGSLLLLSSDTIARLIIAPTEIPVGIITSLLGVPFFIYMLLNRRRRSWG; via the coding sequence ATGAGCGCTGCTGAAATAAAAAAATCCTACACTAAATCAAGAGCAAAAAAAGTCCTTGCTCTTCTCCTCGTTTTTATAGCTCTTATAATAGCGGTCATTGCTGCTATTAGTTTAGGCGCGGGGTCTCCTAGAATTCTGGAAGCAATGACTGTTCTTGCTTCCAAAGCTTTTCCCTTCCTTAATATTAATCCTGGACCCGAAACAACTCAGGCAATCGTTTTAGAAATCCGATTACCCCGCATCATAATGGGTATCATCGCCGGCGCTGGACTTGCTGCATCTGGCGCTACATTGCAGGGTGTACTTCGTAACCCGCTTGTTTCATCATACATCTTAGGTGTTTCTGCTGCTGCAGGGTTTGGTGCTGCGTTGGCTCTTGTTTTTGGAGTGAGCATTTTTACTACTGCCGGCAGCTACATAGTGGTCGCAAATGCTTTCATCTTTGGCATACTGGCAATGGTTATCGTGTACGGTATCGCTAGGTTGCGGTTTATGACTAGTGAAACGGTAATTTTGGCAGGTGTTGCTGTGAGCTACCTTTTTTCTGCTCTGTTATCCCTTATTCAGTATATGTCACCTGAGCCTGAGGCGTTACGAGCTGTGGTGTTCTGGCTTATGGGCGGGTTAACTGCTGCAAGCTGGGAAAACATCGCTTTGGTTTTTCCCATTGTTGTGATTACAGCAATTCTTATGACGAAAATGTCTTGGGACATGAACGTCCTAAGTTTAGGTGAGGAAGTTGCAAAAAGTATCGGCGTTAATTCAAAACATGTGCTCTCGATATGTATGGTGCTGGCTACTTTGGCAACGGCTAGTATCGTTGCGTTCACAGGGGTAATCGGTTTCATCTGCCTGATTTCACCCCATCTCTCGCGTATGCTAATTGGAAGTGACCATCGATTTTTGATACCTTGCAGTGTACTCGTGGGCAGCCTTTTGCTTTTGTCTTCTGACACCATTGCACGGTTAATTATTGCACCCACAGAGATTCCCGTTGGAATTATTACTTCACTGCTTGGTGTGCCCTTTTTCATTTACATGTTGCTTAATAGACGGAGGCGAAGTTGGGGTTGA
- a CDS encoding ABC transporter substrate-binding protein, whose amino-acid sequence MNKTTMGIIAIVLIAVISISAFSVYSLNNPASSSGNDPQTTSSPTPTGNNPNILVYEDVTDRTVNIPLHVERVVAITGIELVVAIGAQDKIVGRGFIDDDGLSWLPPSVEDITIAGSIEMIVEMQPDLVIVSELYSAGNVQTLEDTGIAVIVERTVQPRRTILVDLLGTVLGAQEKADEFLAYEEGYYNLVQERTKDIPDSEKPTVYFEFYQPGYSAGPGNSFHDLLVETGAINLVKDKNVAMPIVNAEYVIERKPDIIIRMATYLDGSDPDAFEYLQNEMMNRAGLNQVPAVQNGKVYVVRDTIIVAHEVIGLLYYATWFHPDLFSDINPAAVYADYMQTFYGTTPHGVYAYP is encoded by the coding sequence TTGAATAAAACTACTATGGGAATCATTGCAATAGTGCTAATCGCGGTCATAAGTATCTCTGCATTTTCCGTTTACTCACTAAACAATCCAGCTTCATCTAGCGGTAATGACCCTCAAACTACTAGTTCACCAACTCCGACAGGTAATAACCCTAACATTCTCGTTTATGAAGATGTCACAGACAGAACCGTTAACATCCCACTTCATGTTGAACGTGTAGTTGCAATTACTGGCATTGAACTCGTCGTCGCAATCGGCGCTCAAGATAAAATCGTTGGTCGTGGCTTTATTGACGATGACGGGCTATCATGGCTTCCTCCCTCAGTTGAAGACATAACTATCGCTGGTAGCATTGAAATGATAGTAGAAATGCAGCCTGACTTGGTGATTGTCAGTGAATTATATAGTGCAGGCAACGTCCAAACACTTGAAGATACTGGAATAGCAGTTATCGTAGAAAGAACAGTGCAGCCAAGACGAACAATACTCGTAGACCTTCTAGGAACAGTGTTGGGTGCACAGGAAAAAGCTGATGAATTTCTCGCTTATGAAGAAGGCTATTACAATCTTGTCCAAGAACGAACCAAAGACATACCCGACAGCGAAAAACCCACCGTGTACTTCGAATTTTACCAACCTGGCTACAGTGCAGGTCCAGGAAACTCTTTCCATGACCTCCTGGTGGAAACTGGTGCGATAAACTTGGTTAAAGATAAAAATGTTGCTATGCCTATCGTGAATGCAGAATATGTAATTGAACGCAAACCAGACATCATAATTCGTATGGCAACTTACTTGGATGGCTCTGACCCAGATGCATTTGAGTATTTGCAAAACGAAATGATGAATAGAGCTGGGTTAAATCAGGTGCCTGCTGTTCAAAACGGCAAAGTCTACGTCGTTAGAGACACAATAATTGTTGCACATGAAGTAATTGGGTTATTGTACTATGCCACATGGTTCCATCCAGACCTGTTTTCAGACATTAATCCTGCTGCTGTCTACGCTGATTACATGCAGACCTTCTATGGAACAACACCACACGGAGTCTACGCTTATCCATGA